From Calliphora vicina chromosome X, idCalVici1.1, whole genome shotgun sequence, the proteins below share one genomic window:
- the LOC135962794 gene encoding uncharacterized protein LOC135962794: MDDSDDNLSGLKGLNLYETDEEDLLMVSSEPLKANEDVHPEAHDPAKGDTEQKNRKQDSEQDERKRLAGYKRSLRYVRTLDSRDPASLTTREKRLRRKHTYHIQKYEAMLNTTVVEVRPAKTKTEPNQSRQVITSKHVPHASTGPNTIIVSEDLDVRPSTSKRATSGPKRGDDQCGTTKSASTTPKVLSAISSTRGTAMASKGTASRPSIKRQRSGETQVSEGKRLKPSTSLTSAPELQVAIIDRSQPDGKMTTDRWLLLEEKILRALVDELACSEDDSFTAFDGAKWLKGVKIIGCGNEKALGFLSNCIRGVGELWPNARIEIVPLDQVPFRTTVRVWVPPPLLEDEATLTLIKRQNKELGTEDWTIERGRSRDKGEGKDLWIKIGSESLRLLRSSQGVIKYGLNQLRLILPAVKRNDEPKRPESGTD; the protein is encoded by the coding sequence ATGGACGACAGCGACGACAACCTCTCAGGTCTGAAAGGGTTAAACCTTTATGAGACTGATGAGGAGGACTTACTCATGGTGTCCTCCGAGCCGCTAAAAGCGAATGAAGACGTACATCCGGAGGCCCATGACCCTGCAAAGGGAGACACAGAACAGAAAAACAGGAAACAGGACTCAGAACAGGACGAACGGAAAAGGTTGGCGGGCTACAAACGCTCTCTCCGGTATGTCAGGACGTTGGACTCGCGAGATCCCGCGTCTTTGACCACCAGGGAAAAGCGTTTGCGGCGTAAACATACCTACCACATACAGAAGTATGAGGCCATGCTAAATACTACTGTTGTGGAGGTAAGGCCAGCCAAGACTAAGACCGAACCAAACCAGAGCAGGCAGGTGATCACATCTAAACATGTGCCCCATGCCAGCACTGGACCGAACACGATCATCGTTTCGGAGGATCTTGACGTACGCCCATCTACATCAAAGAGGGCCACGTCGGGGCCAAAGAGAGGTGATGACCAATGCGGCACGACGAAGTCTGCTAGCACAACACCCAAGGTGCTGTCCGCAATCTCCTCTACTCGAGGAACCGCGATGGCTTCCAAAGGTACAGCAAGCAGGCCTAGTATTAAGCGGCAAAGGTCAGGTGAAACGCAGGTGTCTGAGGGTAAGCGGCTGAAACCATCAACTAGCTTAACATCAGCACCTGAGCTACAAGTAGCCATCATAGATCGTAGTCAACCTGATGGGAAAATGACTACGGACAGATGGCTGCTTCTGGAGGAGAAGATCTTGCGGGCACTAGTGGACGAACTCGCATGCAGTGAGGATGATTCCTTCACTGCATTCGATGGCGCCAAATGGTTAAAGGGTGTCAAGATCATCGGGTGCGGTAACGAGAAGGCCCTAGGCTTTCTCAGTAACTGTATCCGAGGAGTTGGCGAACTCTGGCCCAACGCAAGAATCGAAATCGTCCCACTGGATCAAGTACCTTTTCGTACGACGGTGAGAGTGTGGGTCCCTCCTCCCCTTTTGGAGGACGAAGCCACGCTAACACTTATAAAGCGTCAGAATAAGGAACTTGGTACAGAGGACTGGACGATTGAACGAGGGCGCTCTAGGGACAAAGGAGAAGGCAAGGATCTCTGGATCAAAATTGGTTCAGAATCCCTCCGACTCCTGCGTTCTTCGCAAGGCGTCATCAAATACGGGCTAAACCAACTCCGGTTGATCTTGCCCGCGGTGAAGCGCAATGATGAACCCAAGCGGCCTGAGAGTGGTACAGATTAA
- the LOC135962795 gene encoding uncharacterized protein LOC135962795, with amino-acid sequence MEKEAIHVALIQEPWLVASKVRGVRSGDLTVVALERQGLPTLIISSAYLPYDEANPPSRAVRTLVDWCNTRGHDLIIGCDANAHHTLWGSSDINDRGECLLQYLLSTNLSVCNRGNIPTFFNRIREQVIDITLVGNTDSVRILDWRVSLECSFSDHHRIVFTIQLTLDREKPFRNPRKTDWVKFCNLSDTIPHPAMDRLNGTRDLDDSVDFLSRSLREAYYASCRERQGPRKFRQPWWNPRLMQLRKECRKLFNKAKRDQDLLSWDDYRQSFNTFKRETRRAKRESWERFCGELENTTEASRLRKVLSKDPGTPGFLMKPDGNFTESSIETLELLMETHFPGCRDDENEVSASEHLAASQIHISELVRSIVSVEKISWAVSSFKPYKSPGPDGIFPALLQKSISTIMPWLIMIFRNFRNLNYNLLYDDQLSFILHQTEAPF; translated from the exons ATGGAGAAGGAAGCTATCCACGTGGCCTTAATCCAAGAACCCTGGCTTGTAGCCAGTAAAGTTCGAGGCGTCCG TTCTGGTGATTTAACGGTAGTTGCACTAGAGCGACAAGGGTTACCAACCCTAATCATATCATCTGCGTACCTACCATACGACGAAGCTAATCCGCCCTCACGTGCCGTACGCACACTTGTAGACTGGTGTAACACAAGGGGCCATGATCTCATCATAGGATGTGATGCTAATGCCCATCATACTCTGTGGGGGAGCTCGGATATAAATGACAGGGGTGAGTGTTTACTTCAATACCTTCTATCTACTAACCTAAGTGTTTGCAATAGGGGTAATATACCAACGTTCTTCAATAGGATCAGGGAGCAGGTCATTGATATTACTTTGGTAGGGAACACTGACTCAGTTAGAATTCTTGATTGGAGAGTTTCACTCGAGTGCTCATTCTCCGATCACCACAGGATAGTGTTTACGATACAGCTTACACTGGATAGGGAAAAACCCTTTAGAAATCCTAGGAAAACCGACTGGGTCAAATTCTGTAATCTTAGTGACACCATACCACATCCAGCAATGGATAGATTAAATGGTACACGGGACTTGGACGACTCGGTGGATTTTCTATCCAGGTCATTAAGGGAAGCCTACTATGCTTCGTGTAGGGAGCGGCAGGGACCTAGGAAATTCCGGCAACCATGGTGGAATCCTAGACTAATGCAGCTAAGAAAGGAatgtagaaaactttttaataaggcGAAGAGGGACCAAGACTTGTTAAGCTGGGACGATTATCGTCAAAGCTTCAACACTTTCAAGAGGGAAACCAGACGGGCAAAGAGGGAATCTTGGGAGCGTTTCTGTGGGGAACTGGAGAATACCACGGAGGCATCGCGTCTACGAAAGGTACTATCCAAGGATCCTGGTACGCCTGGATTCCTGATGAAACCGGATGGTAACTTTACTGAAAGTAGTATCGAAACTTTGGAACTGCTAATGGAGACACACTTTCCGGGTTGCAGGGATGATGaaaatgaggtatccgcttcgGAGCATCTTGCAGCTTCTCAAATCCACATAAGTGAATTAGTTAGATCCATTGTTAGCGTGGAGAAAATCTCGTGGGCGGTGTCATCTTTTAAGCCCTATAAATCACCAGGGCCAGATGGCATATTCCCAGCGTtactccaaaaatcgatttcaacCATCATGCCATGGCTTATAATGATATTTAG